The genomic region TGTGATGACATTGACAAAAGCATGTTTAGTGTGGTATAATTAATCTACTAATGAATTGGAGGCATAAACTATCCCCTGGACATCATTGTCCAACAGTGCATGGAGTTTATGTAAAAGCATGgtgtgtctttatttttttgctgcagaATACAGTTGTGAATATGGCTCGCTCAAGTTTTATGCTCTCTGTGGCGTTGGTGGGGTCCTAAGTTGTGGCCTGACACACACAGCTGTTGTACCACTGGATTTAGTGAAATGTCGTATGCAGGTTTGTATTAACTTAAGCATTTCTTAAACTTTTTCTGTATGTAGCCAGCATATTAGGAGTTTACAGTAGGGACACAGTCTTTTCTGGATGACAGGAAGTGAGTAAACTTGAATGATACTTTAGCAAGTCTACTGCTGTGAGCTTAACAAAATACCACTTTCAAGAGAAGCAGAGGCATTTAGGATAGTCTGgatgaattattttttactaCATTTAAGGCACGTTTAACTGACTATTTTCTAAAAGGCACCCACCACAATGTTACTCTTTGCTGTCTAGTAGACTGTCTAGCACTATTTGTGTGCTTTTGGAGGAAGGAAATAGTATCTTTGGTGTTCTGAAGATCTACTGGTTTTAGCCTGTAGTGACATGCATGTCTAATTTGATCTGTTAACATTGTGGATATCAATGCATGGCTTGTGGATTGGATAGTTTCTAATAATGCCACTTTGAACAGAATGGGTAAAACTTGATATGGTATTGGTAAGGCTATCAGTGCTTGTGGCTAGTTTCCTTAAAGTGGTTCTTTATTGAACTGAAAGGAGTGTCGTCACATAGCAATTTGTGATACCAGCTTCCACATTAAAATCATCTAGCAAACAGCCATGGATAAAAATGTACTAATGGATTCAGGCAAATCTGTGCCTCAAGAATGAAGCAAATTAAAGCACACTTCTaaatttctggaaataaagTAGTTAACGACTTCTCTGTTGCCTGGGCTGATGCTGATTTTAAAAGTGGCAATTTTGTAATAATAGAACTCCTGAAATTAGGAGGGAACTACTAATTAGTCAGACCTACTAGTCACACTAGGAGTACTGCATGcaatattctttaaaattatgttctttTGGAAGGCCTTTATTTAGCATTCTTTACACGAGAGGCTTTTTTGCATACTTGAGAACACCTGAAATTCTGGTCTCAAACTAGGAATTCTGTAACACATCAGACAAACACAGGGTGCATCAAATGAGGGCAACATGCTACTTTCTACAAAATTTGCACTGAGACCAGGCTAACTGTGTAGGAATTCCCTATTTCTACTAGTAGGAAATAGCTGTAGCTGAgtatgtgttttatttctgaaaatgtagcaTAAGTGCATTTTTCTATTGTTACGGACTTCAAAATCCAAGATCGCTAGCTTGACTACCCATGCCTAAGGATGAGTTTCCTGGGAAGGAGATTGATGGTGGGTAAAGAGGATGTAGCATCTCAAACACTTCTTAATCTGACTGCAAATTGGATTAAGGGGCGGAAGGCCCGAGAGCTGTACAATGTTGCATATACAACTGGGAGCAAGGCCTTGTACTTCCCAAGCTTCAACTGCTTGGTAGGTATGTTTGGCTTGGGCTGCCTGTCCTGGGATTCCTACATGATGAGGGTGGTGAtacttccccttccttctccagcacTTAGAGGAAGGTGCAAGAAGAAGGTTCCATGTGGATTCCAGGTGTGACCTTGTAAAACCTGTCAGCATTTATCTCTTTACAGATCCAGTACAGAGCATGTTACTAATCCTTCCTAGGTTCTGCAGGAAGAAACCTGTTGCCTGCCCTCTCATGTCTTTTGAAGAAGAGGTCACCTTTTGCATAGATTATAATTAAGCATGGTTCTGACATGAACATGGTCTCGTTTCACAGTGCCCAATTAAATGTCCGGTTTTCTGAAATTCCGAATCTTTTAAAATTGATGTGTTTAGGTGAACTAGTCCTCAAATAGGTTGTTGCCAGGCTGCAAGGCAAAGTATTAGTCACTGCAGGTTGGCATGCATGTCCCATAGCTCTTTCTGAAAGCTTTCGTTGACTTCTAATTtgatatctttctttttatccCTCTGAGGACATGTTGGATGATGTTAAATATGAAAAGTAACAGTGTGATATGACTTAAAATTTGTCAGAATGGTTTTCTTTCccatgaaacaaaattattcaagttggtctttttttaatttcttgtaagTTATTAATCTCACTCATTTTTAtgtgcagaaaatattttgtatgtagCCTTTACTGTGAAGTCAAAGTACAAGTGTAGAATTTCTTGAGTACTCTTTGATCTGCTTTGCTCCATCTGTCTTTGACTGAGTGGAGGGATCAAACTAACAGTGGACAAGTAACCTTTCCTGATTAAGAATCAGGTGAATTGTCAGGATTGGTTTGTGGTGACACTTGAGTGTACATAGTTGTGATGTGTAGAGTGGATGAGACTACTGACAGAAGCTGTcaaatttttaaagaatctgATCTAAACATAATTGTACCAGTATACTACTGACAGTGTTAGAATAGTGATTTCAGTAAATCTTTTTGATGCAGAAAGTCGTATTGTGGATTTGGAGAATAAATGTAAAGCGGAATTCAGACAGTTTGGTGGTTCCTGAGTATTGAGGAACATACTGGCTGTTAAAATAAGTTAGGGTTTGAGATTAGCAAGTAACCATTACAGTTTCATTAGTGTAACCTCGTGGTGAGTATATCGTCTGTCCTGGGAACCTTAGGAAGTCAGCTGTATGAGGAATTTAAGAATTTTCTATTTTGGGTGGGGGTGTGAGAAGGGCAATAGTAAGCTATATCAAGCAACTAACTGCCTATTCTGTTTAGGTTGATCCACAAAAGTACAAGAGCATCTTCAATGGATTTTCGGTGACAGTCAAAGAAGATGGTGTTCGTGGCTTGGCTAAGGGATGGGCTCCAACCTTTATTGGCTATTCCATGCAGGGGCTTTGTAAATTTGGTTTCTATGAAGTTTTCAAAATCCTATATGGCAACATGCTGGGAGAGGTAAGCTTTAAGTGGTTTAGATGAGGCTATATATCTGCAACATAATAGTATTAGTAATGCAGAGTAATCACAAAAGCACaattcattaataaaaatgtgtgtttaaatTCACTTCAGGAAAATGCATATTTGTGGCGTACTTCGCTATATTTAGCCGCATCTGCCAGTGCGGAGTTTTTTGCTGACATTGCTCTGGCTCCAATGGAAGCTGCTAAAGTTCGTATTCAGACACAGCCTGGATATGCTAACACTCTGCGGCAGGCTGTACCTAAAATGTTTGGAGAAGAAGGCATCTGGGCGTAAGTATctcttgattttaatttttatttttattcaggttCTTAATgtcaagtattttttcctaatgaaagaTTATTGCTAAAACTAATCGTGGCTTTAGCTTATAATACTTTTTGGTCTTTGTATTTCAAGGTAACAACTTAACATACTTCAGGGAATTTGTGCTGAACTGGCTGTTAATTCCACATGCTCCTTAGATCCATCTTTGTGAGTATCTTTGTGCTGAGTTCTGCTGGATAACTTCAGTTTCTAGCAGTTCCAGTCAGAGATACTCAGCAACTTTTTGGTTGTACAGTCAAAGATGCTTGAGTCATTGGCATGTAAGAGAACTATAACTGCATGTTAGCTTTCTGTTCTGATAGAAGTGGCTGTAAATATACAAGTCATTTATCACTATCGGGACTTTGCTGGTATGCAGACATGAGCCTTACTGCACTTGTAGTATCAGTACTGCATTACTGCAGTGCATTGTCATCTGAAAAGTGGCTGCAAAAACAGCTGTGCAGCTTAGGGATCAGGTAAATTCTGATTTGTGATGCAGTTTTAAGTTAGTACTCGGGAACTAATAAAACTTACATTTCTGGTCTGTAGGTATTGAGACACTTAAGCCTAACAGTGTCAGTATTTAGAAGTTGTATTCCCAATAGCAACAATAAgctaactattttttttcaagttagaAGTGTGCTTTAAATActggagaaaatgaaactgAGTTTGTCTCTTCTCTGGTTAAGTTTCTATAAAGGTGTTGCTCCACTATGGATGAGACAGATTCCATACACAATGATGAAATTTGCCTGCTTTGAACGTACTGTTGAAGCTCTCTACAAGTATGTCGTTCCCAAGCCACGAAGTGAATGTACAAAAGGAGAACAGCTGGTAGTCACATTTATTGCAGGCTATATTGGTAAGGAATCTTTAAGTCCTACACTTCATTAA from Gavia stellata isolate bGavSte3 chromosome 4, bGavSte3.hap2, whole genome shotgun sequence harbors:
- the SLC25A3 gene encoding solute carrier family 25 member 3 isoform X2, producing MFSSIAPLARLNPFYAPHFQLVQDGVRKRVEAAEAPTTRRSLAAASAAEEYSCEYGSLKFYALCGVGGVLSCGLTHTAVVPLDLVKCRMQVDPQKYKSIFNGFSVTVKEDGVRGLAKGWAPTFIGYSMQGLCKFGFYEVFKILYGNMLGEENAYLWRTSLYLAASASAEFFADIALAPMEAAKVRIQTQPGYANTLRQAVPKMFGEEGIWAFYKGVAPLWMRQIPYTMMKFACFERTVEALYKYVVPKPRSECTKGEQLVVTFIAGYIAGVFCAIVSHPADSVVSVLNKEKGSSASQVLMRLGFKGVWKGLFARIIMIGTLTALQWFIYDSVKVYFRLPRPPPPEMPESLKKKLGLTE